GGCACGGCGATTGCTCAATAGTTGAACAGCTATGAAATCAATTGAGAATTTAGAACACTGTTGTTTTCTTTTCCAGGAGGATGAAATGAGAAAGCTCACGAGAATCGCCGTAGCACTGCTGATGGTTTTCGCGATCAGCGGAACTGCCAATGCATGGTTCCTCGATTTCGAGGATGGACTGGGTCAGGATCAGGTTCCTATCGCAAGTTCGATCCCGGGCCTTCAGTTTACGACCACCGACGGTTATGACTGGATCTACGGTGACGCCACTACCGGCAACTGGAACGTTTCCAACAACCTTGGTGATATCTGGGGTAGCGGTAACTACAACATGGAAGGTTACGTATTTGCATTCCTCGGCACCAGCCAGGGATCTGGTCGTATCGACTTTTTGAATCAGGATGGCTCATTCTTCACGACCGGCTACAGCTCTCAGTCAGACTTCTTTGTTGAAGCTTATGATGTGAACGACAACCTGATTTCTTCGGCATCAGGTGCGGCGAACACAGACGATTTCGGTGGCTCTTCGCTCGATTACCTGACTGTGTCGTCCGCGATGAATGACATTGCTTACGTCATGGTTCATGACACTGGCAACTACTGGTTGACCGACAACATGTCTGGTGACGCCTCTGGCGTTCCGGATGATACCATTCCTGAGCCGGCCACTCTGCTCCTTCTTGGCGCTGGTCTGCTCGCTGGTGGTATTGCCCGTCGCAAAGCTCGCAAATAATAGCGAAAAAGAGTTAGGTGAGTGATCACCGAAACAGGGTCGCATTGGCGGCCCTGTTTTCTTGTATGCTGATTGCACGATTAGAATCACATTACAATTAGTGGTCTATGAGGAGACTTTGCATACAGCCGCAACGAGGCAATGACGCAATAAAAAGCGGCTCGCTTGCATGACAAACGAACCGCCCGAGATTAGTTCTTTCCCCCCATCCAACCAACTATACAATGAGCGCCCTCATGAGTTCCTCAATCGATCGAACTTTTTCCAGATCATAGACCATGTCCCGGATCATCTTGCGCCTGTTCTCCGGCAGGAAATCGGCAGTCAGACCGTAGAACTTGACCATGAGGTCGCTATCTGTCATAGTCTCGCGAGGATCGCCTTTCGCGTAGTCGACTCTCTGTGTGAAAGTTTCGCCCGTGCTGGTTTCTATGTCGACGACCGACGGCTGAAGTTCCGGGAATTCGGCTTCGAGCTTATCGTCAGCGACAACTTTGATCTTCTGAATGAGATCAATCAACTGAGGATCCGCGATACGTTCTTCCTTGAACTGCAGAGGCGTAACCATGCGATCCATGATCGCCGCACCGACGCAATACGGCATCGAGTGATCGGCAGTCTCCTTGCTGGTCGGATGATACTTGCTCGGATCGGCCAGAATGTCGACTGCCCGGTGAATGGTGTGCACGGTAACGGCAGAGACATCCTCCCACTTGATGTCATTCTCTTTGATGAGCTTCAGAGCCGCAGTCACGGGTGATTGTGTCAGAAATTCTGTCGGGAATGCCTTGAAGGAACAATCCTTGATCTTGAAGTTCTTCCCGAGCCCGTCGAAAAGGACTTCCGGCTTATAGCCTTCGCCCATCTGCTGACAGAAGCCTTCTTTTCCCTCATAAATGGCTTCAGTTCCGATGTAGCCGTTTTCGGCAAGAAGGGCTGCCAACACGCCGGACTGAGTCGCCATAGGATCGACGGTATTCTTCATCATCGTAAGTTTGCCTGCAGCGACTGCACCGAGAGTGAAGTTGTGACATCCCGATATGCCGGTGGCGTTCGTGAGTTGATCGACATCAAGTCCGAGCATTTTTCCCGCCACGAGCGGCGAAACTAATTGTGTGAGTGTCGCGTGGTGCCATCCTCTTTCGCGAATGCCGGGGGTGACATATTCGCAGAGTCGCATTTCGATTTCGTGGCCGATTATGATTCCGACTATCAGATCCTTGCCGGAGCATCCCTCGCGCTCCCCGACAGCCAGTGCCGCCGGGATAATATCTGACGGATGCGACGGGTCCTCTTTCCAGTAAATGTCATTGTAATCCATCACGCGGACCATCAGCGCGTTTGCCAGAGCGGCCATGTATGCATTGGTCTTGAATCCGGTGGCAATCAGCGTTGATTCCGGTGTGCCGCCGAGCTTCTCGATAACCCCCAATGATATCTTACAATCCTCGGCGCGGTGTCCACCGAGTGCGCATCCAAGAGTATCAAACAGAAATCTCTTGGCATGTCGAACTGACTCGGGGTCGATATCTTCGTACTTGAGCTTGTGGGCGAACTCTGCGAGCCGCCTCGAAATTGTCTTCTCCATCAGTTATTCCTCGAGATATTAAGTGACCTATATTCTATTCGATTTATGGATTCAGGCATTACCTGCATTTCTGCAATAATAAGCTACGATTACAGCGTGAAAGGTCAATAGAAAAAGGGCGGTTGATCAGGAGGATTCTCTTTGTATGTAAGAATCGCCGGAGCGACAACTCCGGCGATCTAGAATGGTTCGGGCAGAGCTACACTAACCCAAGGTCTTTCATCATCGTTTCGATTTTGGCGATGTGACCTGTCTCGAAGCGAACGAGATATGCGTAGGTCTCCTTGCCTTTGGGATCTGTGACCTGTTTCCCGAGTTCGGTGTAGAGATCACGTGCTCGCGTCTCTAGAATCAGTCCGATTTCGAGAATTCTCTTTGCGGTCATATTTTCATCGACCTCGTCGATAAGTTCATCATGGATCTCGTCGGTTCTCTCATCGATATCCGGCAGGCCTTCTTTGAGCATGATGTCGTTATATGCGACCCACAGTTCTGATCTAACCAGGTTGTCGTACTGCCGTTCCAATAGCCGGTAGTGTTCTCTCTCTTCGCCCGCCAGCCAGCTCAATATCTCTTTCACTTTCTTGTCTCTGGTATTATCAAGCGCCTTCTTGTAAAAGACATACGCTGATAGCTCTGCCTGAATTCCTCTGCTGAGTCCGTCAAGCACGCTCTTCTCAACCGATGACATGTTCACTCCCTTCGTTGTTCGAAATATCCATTGCCTGAATTTAATTGAACAATACCTCAATGTCAATTGATCCGGCGAATTCATTCAGCGAAAAGCAGCTCGACTAACGAAGGAGACTCTCCAGAGCCGACTCCAATTCAGGTGTATCGAACTCGAATCCTGATTCGAGTAGTTTTCGAGGAATTACATTCTGGCTCGAAAGAATAGTCTCGTCAGCCATTTTGCCGAATAGCAGGCGGGCGGCGACCGCTGGAAGGGAAGCAACTGCCGGTTTGCCGAGGATTTTGCCGAGCAAGTGCGAAAACTCGGCATTCGAGACTGCGTTGGGGGAGACAATGTTGACTGGTCCGGTCAGGCTCGGCTCATTAATTACGTGGATGATCGCCCTAACAGCGTCATCTAATGTGATCCAGCTCATCATCTGTCTACCGGAACCGATCTTGCCGCCGAGACCCTTCCTGAACATCGGCAGCATCTTCGCAAGCGCTCCAGCGTCTGGAGTCAGGATGATCCCGAAGCGCAGATGCACTGTGCGAATGCCTGCGGCTTCAGCAGCCGAGGTCGAATTTTCCCACAGTTTGCAGAGATCCGCAAGAAAGCCCTCTCCGGCGTGGCTTTGTTCATCTGCAGTCATATCAGGAGCCATATTCCCGTAGAAGCCAACGGCTGATGCTACCAGAAAGACGTTCGGTATCCGGCGTAGTCGGGCGATTGTCTCTGAAAGATAGGCTGTCGGCTTTACTCGACTGTCGACCAGTACCTGCATTCTTCTGTCGGTCCAGCGCGAGTCTGAGATGGCCGCTCCAGATAGGCAGATAATGGTATCATGTCCGTCAATTTCATCGAGGTCGATCTTTTTCTCGTATGGATTCCAGAGAGAGGATTGTGAGCCGGAGGGGGTGGGCGATGGCCTGCGAATCAGGCAGGTAACTAAGTCTCCCTGCAAGAGGAGCTGTTCAGTCAGTGCTGTTCCGACCAGGCCGCTCGATCCGGCTATCAAAATTCGCGACATCATGGTCTCAAAATTGCGAATTTCAACGGAGGCAATCCGGAAATCTCGGCATCGATCTTGTCGCCATCTTTCACTTCTCCAACACCTTCGGGTGTCCCGGTCATGAATAGATCGCCTGCATCGATGGTCATGAATCGGGATACAAAGCTGACCACTTCGGCTGGCGAGAAGATCATCTGACCGGTGTTCGCAGACTGACGGATATTGCCGTTCAATGACAGCTTGATATCGAGTGCCAACGGATCGAAATCAGAACCGGTAGTGACAAACTCACCAAATACCGCTGCGCAGTCGAAACCCTTGGATATTGTCCACGGTCCGCCGGCTTTCTTTGCCGCACTCTGGATATCCCTGAGAGTGAAATCGATGCCGACACCCCAGCCGGATATGGAATCTCCAGCCTCCTGCTCGGATGCTCTGCTCAGCGTGCGGGAGATGACGAAACAGAGTTCGACTTCGTGATGCAGGACGCCATGAGCGGCGGGTATCGCGACTTCATTCGCGCCGCTGACTATAGCTGAATTCGGCTTCATGAAGATCGTCGGCTCCGGCATCGGTCTTGAGCCTCCCATTTCGCGTAGGTGTGCCAAATAGTTCTTGCCGACACAGAGAATCTTGCCGGGTGTGATATTCACTTTGTCCACTGTAATTGCGCGCATATATGGCCTTTCGTTGCAATCGGAAAATGACTTTCCAGGAGAGAGTATTTATCTAAATTGGTGAGAAATGCTCCTTGGTCGCCGCACAGACCGGGCAGAAGAATGCCTCGGGCAGGTCTTCGAATGGAGTTCCCGGTTCGATTCCATTTTCCGGAAAGCCCTCCTCTGGATCATATATCCAGCCGCAGACCATGCATATATGTTTTCTAGCGGAGCTATGATCAACCATTTCTCTCTCCATCCAGGTCTGGACTATTCTCCACCCCTCGTGCGGGTGTTCT
This portion of the Candidatus Zixiibacteriota bacterium genome encodes:
- a CDS encoding PEP-CTERM sorting domain-containing protein produces the protein MRKLTRIAVALLMVFAISGTANAWFLDFEDGLGQDQVPIASSIPGLQFTTTDGYDWIYGDATTGNWNVSNNLGDIWGSGNYNMEGYVFAFLGTSQGSGRIDFLNQDGSFFTTGYSSQSDFFVEAYDVNDNLISSASGAANTDDFGGSSLDYLTVSSAMNDIAYVMVHDTGNYWLTDNMSGDASGVPDDTIPEPATLLLLGAGLLAGGIARRKARK
- a CDS encoding MmgE/PrpD family protein, which encodes MEKTISRRLAEFAHKLKYEDIDPESVRHAKRFLFDTLGCALGGHRAEDCKISLGVIEKLGGTPESTLIATGFKTNAYMAALANALMVRVMDYNDIYWKEDPSHPSDIIPAALAVGEREGCSGKDLIVGIIIGHEIEMRLCEYVTPGIRERGWHHATLTQLVSPLVAGKMLGLDVDQLTNATGISGCHNFTLGAVAAGKLTMMKNTVDPMATQSGVLAALLAENGYIGTEAIYEGKEGFCQQMGEGYKPEVLFDGLGKNFKIKDCSFKAFPTEFLTQSPVTAALKLIKENDIKWEDVSAVTVHTIHRAVDILADPSKYHPTSKETADHSMPYCVGAAIMDRMVTPLQFKEERIADPQLIDLIQKIKVVADDKLEAEFPELQPSVVDIETSTGETFTQRVDYAKGDPRETMTDSDLMVKFYGLTADFLPENRRKMIRDMVYDLEKVRSIEELMRALIV
- a CDS encoding ferritin family protein, producing MSSVEKSVLDGLSRGIQAELSAYVFYKKALDNTRDKKVKEILSWLAGEEREHYRLLERQYDNLVRSELWVAYNDIMLKEGLPDIDERTDEIHDELIDEVDENMTAKRILEIGLILETRARDLYTELGKQVTDPKGKETYAYLVRFETGHIAKIETMMKDLGLV
- a CDS encoding TIGR01777 family oxidoreductase: MSRILIAGSSGLVGTALTEQLLLQGDLVTCLIRRPSPTPSGSQSSLWNPYEKKIDLDEIDGHDTIICLSGAAISDSRWTDRRMQVLVDSRVKPTAYLSETIARLRRIPNVFLVASAVGFYGNMAPDMTADEQSHAGEGFLADLCKLWENSTSAAEAAGIRTVHLRFGIILTPDAGALAKMLPMFRKGLGGKIGSGRQMMSWITLDDAVRAIIHVINEPSLTGPVNIVSPNAVSNAEFSHLLGKILGKPAVASLPAVAARLLFGKMADETILSSQNVIPRKLLESGFEFDTPELESALESLLR
- a CDS encoding fumarylacetoacetate hydrolase family protein; its protein translation is MRAITVDKVNITPGKILCVGKNYLAHLREMGGSRPMPEPTIFMKPNSAIVSGANEVAIPAAHGVLHHEVELCFVISRTLSRASEQEAGDSISGWGVGIDFTLRDIQSAAKKAGGPWTISKGFDCAAVFGEFVTTGSDFDPLALDIKLSLNGNIRQSANTGQMIFSPAEVVSFVSRFMTIDAGDLFMTGTPEGVGEVKDGDKIDAEISGLPPLKFAILRP
- a CDS encoding rubredoxin gives rise to the protein MVDHSSARKHICMVCGWIYDPEEGFPENGIEPGTPFEDLPEAFFCPVCAATKEHFSPI